In Amphiprion ocellaris isolate individual 3 ecotype Okinawa chromosome 3, ASM2253959v1, whole genome shotgun sequence, one genomic interval encodes:
- the LOC118470430 gene encoding P2Y purinoceptor 1-like, with translation MISLFSSNKSDTTEGEVSLELLNQTTLFFSRFDIGEWYCYILLVLFIFTLPVGILGNVAVLISYFCYRKTLSASNVFLLNLALCDSAWILTLPFSLYFVYMKALPADIEVFCQFKKISFNINIYGSIIFLTLISFDRYIGTVHPISSLRWWNVGKAKLCSGCAWVVLILTSIPDLFVTFAVQRSENITVCMDHIHGPFLYIKTITIIRTTLGFLLPFSGMLSFYIKTVRVLRRLPRGGRNTGAQRAGGKPLRLITAAILVFAISFMPYHVMVITLMVMRIYNLVTPSNTNILYATYEFLEAVCSLSSCLDPVLYIIASEQFQKKLLAFKRDRSRRLCCRDSRRVGVIGD, from the exons ATGATATCCCTTTTCAGCAGCAACAAGTCTGATACAACTGAAGGAG AGGTGTCCCTGGAGCTCCTGAATCAGACAACACTATTCTTCAGCCGCTTTGACATCGGCGAGTGGTACTGCTACATCCTGCTGGTGCTCTTCATTTTCACTCTACCTGTGGGGATTCTAGGAAATGTAGCAGTGCTAATCAGCTACTTTTGCTACAGGAAAACCTTGAGCGCCAGCAATGTTTTCCTGTTAAACTTGGCTCTGTGCGACTCCGCCTGGATCCTCACCCTCCCCTTCAGCCTCTACTTTGTCTACATGAAGGCATTACCCGCAGACATAGAGGTCTTCTGTCAGTTCAAAAAGATCTCCTTCAACATCAACATATACGGCAGCATAATCTTCCTCACCCTAATCAGTTTCGACCGCTACATTGGGACGGTGCACCCCATCAGCTCCCTCCGCTGGTGGAATGTGGGTAAAGCCAAGCTGTGCTCAGGGTGTGCATGGGTTGTGCTCATCCTGACCTCCATTCCTGACTTATTTGTAACGTTTGCTGTTCAGCGTTCAGAAAACATCACCGTTTGCATGGACCACATCCATGGTCCGTTTCTCTACATCAAGACAATCACCATTATCCGAACAACACTTGGCTTCCTGCTACCATTCAGTGGCATGCTGTCTTTTTACATTAAGACAGTTCGTGTTTTGAGGCGTCTCCCACGTGGTGGAAGGAACACGGGAGCCCAGCGAGCAGGAGGGAAGCCGCTGCGTCTCATCACTGCCGCCATACTGGTCTTTGCGATCTCTTTCATGCCCTACCACGTCATGGTTATCACCTTAATGGTCATGAGGATCTATAACCTGGTGACACCATCTAACACCAACATCCTTTACGCCACCTACGAGTTCCTTGAAGCCGTGTGTAGTTTAAGCAGCTGCCTGGACCCGGTGCTGTATATTATAGCCAGTGAGCAATTCCAGAAGAAGCTGCTAGCCTTTAAAAGAGACAGATCCAGGAGGCTGTGCTGcagagacagcaggagggtCGGGGTAATTGGTGACTAA